The following are from one region of the Advenella mimigardefordensis DPN7 genome:
- a CDS encoding ABC transporter substrate-binding protein, with protein MQFTLFRRRVLALLATVLTVGVVSSLAQAEPLTTVRIGVATAGGGNPISWGGSPGSVARLNGWLEEEFKPDGVKVEWLFFKGAGPAVNEALSNKQIDFAYHGDLPSVVGRANGLKTRILLISGARNNLYVVTPPDSDIKSIEDLKGKRVSIFRGTNGHLVANNLLNAHGLQERDIKGINLDTGSAQAALASKGVDAAFGGPEFFKLRDEGLVRIAYSTQGQDPSFTRQAHLHVRDEFANEHPEAVQRVVDVFVRAADWASDEKNRDALFKLWARSGTPYESYVAEFANQQLAVRNSPLIDDFAIGRYKAVVRDALKLKLIRRDVSVDDWFDPSYLQKSLKKLGLEHRWTRFDVKGQPEPQAQAQGQAQTVASGSGG; from the coding sequence ATGCAATTTACTTTATTTCGCCGACGCGTGTTGGCTTTACTGGCCACCGTTCTGACCGTGGGCGTTGTTTCTTCCCTGGCGCAAGCCGAGCCCCTGACTACCGTTCGCATCGGTGTGGCAACCGCTGGCGGTGGCAATCCTATTTCCTGGGGTGGTTCGCCGGGATCAGTGGCGCGCCTGAACGGCTGGCTGGAAGAGGAATTCAAGCCCGATGGGGTAAAGGTGGAGTGGTTGTTTTTCAAGGGAGCGGGGCCGGCCGTTAATGAAGCGCTATCGAACAAGCAGATTGATTTTGCCTATCATGGTGACCTGCCTTCTGTGGTGGGGCGCGCCAATGGCCTGAAGACCCGCATTCTGCTGATTAGCGGCGCACGCAACAATCTGTATGTGGTGACGCCCCCTGATTCTGACATCAAGTCGATTGAAGACCTGAAAGGCAAACGCGTGTCCATCTTTCGTGGTACCAACGGTCATCTGGTTGCCAATAACCTGCTGAATGCGCACGGCTTGCAGGAGCGTGACATCAAGGGGATCAATCTGGATACCGGTAGTGCGCAGGCAGCCCTGGCCTCCAAGGGCGTTGATGCGGCTTTTGGCGGACCGGAGTTTTTCAAGCTGCGTGATGAGGGTCTGGTGCGGATTGCGTATTCCACCCAGGGACAGGACCCGTCTTTCACGCGTCAGGCACATCTGCACGTACGGGATGAGTTCGCCAACGAACATCCGGAAGCCGTTCAGCGGGTTGTGGATGTCTTCGTGCGTGCGGCGGACTGGGCGTCCGACGAGAAAAATCGCGATGCGCTGTTCAAGCTGTGGGCACGTAGCGGTACGCCCTACGAATCATACGTAGCCGAATTTGCGAACCAGCAGCTTGCTGTACGCAATTCGCCGTTAATCGATGACTTCGCCATCGGACGCTACAAGGCGGTGGTGCGTGACGCACTCAAGCTTAAGCTGATTCGTCGCGACGTCTCTGTCGACGACTGGTTTGATCCGAGCTACCTGCAAAAGTCGCTCAAAAAGCTGGGCCTGGAACATCGCTGGACACGTTTTGATGTGAAGGGCCAGCCGGAGCCACAAGCGCAAGCACAAGGACAAGCACAGACAGTCGCCTCCGGCAGTGGCGGCTAG
- a CDS encoding SDR family NAD(P)-dependent oxidoreductase, with product MSLLSGKTALVTGGSRGIGAAIVRHLAREGASVAFTYSSSGAAAQALAAELDAAKSTSTASSQSAPATLALQVDSLDPVAVQEAVSTTAAHFGKLDILVNNAGIFELKPTGEFTLDDYERQMGVNARAVFAAIQRAAQVMTEGGRIINIGSNLAEKVPSPGMSLYAMSKAAVWGLTKGAARDLGPRGITVNIIQPGSTDTDMNPASGPHAEGQRGLRAIDSFNKPEEIASMAVYLASDAARSITGASLLIDGGANV from the coding sequence ATGTCTCTGCTCTCAGGAAAAACAGCGCTGGTTACCGGCGGTTCACGTGGAATTGGCGCGGCCATTGTGCGTCACCTGGCAAGGGAAGGCGCCAGCGTTGCCTTCACCTATTCAAGCTCGGGCGCGGCGGCGCAGGCACTGGCGGCTGAGCTGGATGCGGCAAAAAGCACATCTACTGCGAGCTCACAATCGGCCCCGGCAACACTGGCCTTGCAGGTGGACAGCCTGGATCCCGTTGCTGTGCAGGAAGCGGTTTCCACAACCGCTGCGCATTTTGGCAAGCTGGATATTCTGGTGAATAACGCGGGTATTTTCGAATTGAAGCCAACCGGCGAGTTCACATTGGATGATTATGAGCGTCAGATGGGCGTGAACGCCCGTGCGGTTTTTGCCGCCATCCAGCGCGCGGCGCAGGTGATGACCGAAGGCGGACGCATTATCAATATCGGCAGCAATCTGGCTGAAAAAGTACCCAGTCCGGGTATGTCGCTTTACGCCATGAGCAAGGCTGCGGTGTGGGGGCTCACCAAAGGCGCAGCGCGCGATCTGGGGCCACGTGGTATCACAGTGAATATTATTCAGCCTGGTTCGACCGACACCGATATGAACCCGGCCAGCGGCCCTCATGCGGAAGGGCAGCGCGGCCTGCGTGCAATCGACAGTTTCAACAAGCCCGAAGAAATCGCTTCCATGGCTGTCTATCTGGCCAGCGATGCGGCACGCTCCATAACCGGCGCCAGCCTGCTGATTGATGGCGGCGCAAATGTCTAA
- a CDS encoding TetR/AcrR family transcriptional regulator, producing MQLFQAHGYEGTSMADLTAAMGIPAPSLYNAFGNKEGLFRETVQYYVCHDGSATARALREQPTARKAIEIMMREALGPATDTRPPQGCLVVLGATNCAEEHREVDDFLKGLRRGNDEAILQRLCRAQAEKEIPDSVDTAALASFYATLMNGLAIQVRDGVPRAVLEKVIETAMAAWPGQTN from the coding sequence ATGCAGCTGTTTCAGGCGCATGGCTACGAAGGTACATCCATGGCAGACCTTACAGCGGCCATGGGTATCCCCGCGCCCAGCCTTTACAACGCGTTCGGCAACAAGGAAGGCTTATTCAGGGAAACAGTTCAGTATTACGTCTGTCATGACGGCAGTGCAACCGCCCGTGCCCTGCGTGAGCAGCCAACGGCGCGCAAGGCAATTGAAATAATGATGCGCGAGGCACTGGGGCCCGCCACCGATACGCGCCCGCCGCAGGGTTGCCTGGTGGTGCTGGGTGCCACCAATTGCGCCGAGGAACACCGCGAGGTGGATGATTTTCTGAAGGGACTGCGCCGGGGCAATGACGAAGCCATCCTGCAGCGGTTATGCAGAGCACAGGCTGAAAAGGAAATACCAGACTCCGTGGATACGGCGGCACTGGCCAGTTTTTATGCCACGCTGATGAACGGCCTTGCCATACAGGTACGCGATGGCGTGCCGCGTGCAGTACTTGAAAAAGTAATAGAAACGGCCATGGCCGCCTGGCCGGGTCAAACGAACTAA
- a CDS encoding MFS transporter, which produces MPVIVYFLALAVFALTTSEFMVAGMMPSLAHALNVSVSEVGYLISYYAGGMVIGGPVLMLALLNVSRKRALLVLIGVYTIGQSVAAAATTYEIMVVGRILCGVAASACFGIALAICAQMVAPGKVARSAAIVISGLMFATVFGVPAATALEQAFGWRFVFWLVAAMTAASGVLLAITLPASRVDQRTSALAELVALKNGRLWAAYGTSALIIGATFAAFSYFSPILLNVSGYDASTIPLLLMLYGAATVVGNFIVGRLADRHTMQVLFWGQVILTAALVAFAILGQLKPVALGALILIGLTGVALNPAMVARVIKSASASPLVNTVHASVINIGLFAGSALGGLGISLDFGMRAPLWVGAGLAVIGVLSVVPLVLKERSGTETVKGVGALQSECV; this is translated from the coding sequence ATGCCTGTTATTGTTTACTTTCTGGCGCTCGCCGTTTTTGCGCTGACCACGTCAGAGTTCATGGTGGCAGGCATGATGCCTTCTCTTGCCCATGCGCTGAATGTCTCGGTGTCTGAAGTGGGCTATCTGATTTCCTATTACGCGGGCGGCATGGTCATTGGCGGGCCTGTTCTGATGCTGGCTCTGTTGAACGTGTCACGCAAGCGCGCATTGCTGGTGCTTATCGGCGTGTATACCATCGGGCAATCGGTCGCCGCCGCTGCAACCACATATGAAATTATGGTGGTCGGGCGCATATTATGCGGTGTTGCTGCGTCGGCGTGTTTTGGTATTGCACTCGCTATTTGTGCCCAGATGGTGGCACCCGGCAAGGTGGCGCGCTCGGCCGCCATCGTGATCAGCGGTCTGATGTTTGCAACTGTGTTTGGTGTACCGGCAGCCACTGCTCTGGAGCAGGCGTTCGGCTGGCGTTTCGTATTCTGGCTGGTGGCGGCGATGACTGCAGCATCGGGAGTGCTGCTGGCCATCACATTGCCCGCCTCGCGGGTTGACCAGCGTACCAGTGCGCTGGCGGAACTGGTCGCATTGAAAAATGGTCGCTTATGGGCTGCCTATGGCACCAGTGCCCTGATCATCGGCGCAACCTTTGCTGCCTTCAGCTATTTTTCTCCTATCCTGCTGAACGTCAGTGGTTATGACGCTTCAACCATCCCTTTGTTGCTGATGCTTTATGGCGCTGCAACGGTGGTAGGCAACTTTATTGTGGGCCGACTGGCTGATCGCCACACCATGCAGGTTCTGTTCTGGGGTCAGGTGATACTTACTGCCGCTCTGGTTGCCTTCGCGATTTTGGGTCAACTGAAGCCTGTCGCTCTGGGTGCTTTGATACTGATCGGCCTGACCGGTGTGGCGCTGAATCCGGCCATGGTGGCGCGCGTGATCAAGTCTGCCAGTGCGAGTCCGTTGGTGAACACGGTACACGCATCGGTTATTAATATTGGGCTGTTTGCTGGATCTGCGCTGGGTGGTCTGGGCATCAGCCTGGATTTTGGTATGCGCGCCCCACTATGGGTGGGCGCGGGGCTGGCAGTGATTGGCGTGTTGAGTGTGGTGCCGTTGGTACTGAAGGAAAGGAGCGGTACGGAGACCGTGAAAGGGGTGGGGGCGTTACAGTCGGAGTGTGTATAA
- a CDS encoding LLM class flavin-dependent oxidoreductase: MGKPLKQIKLGAFLMQTGHHIAAWRHPEAQADAGTNFAHYADLARRAEAAKFDAIFFADSVGVRSSHLPFLARTARADQLEPLTVLPALAALTERIGLIATASSTFNEPYNLARKFATLDLISGGRAGWNLVTSSSEAEAQNFNFEQHPAHNERYERAAEFHDVVVGLWESWGENALLRDKASGIFYDTEKLRVLNHKGKHFSVRGPLNVARSPQGRPVVVQAGASEAGRDLAGRTAEVIFVAHQTFDDARSFYSDIKDRVQRHGREADDVKIMPGIFPVVGRTLAEAEEKFEKLQSLIDPVVGVSLLSNMIGADLSGYPVDGPLPDLPATNGGKSRQQLLADLAHRDNLTIRELYLRISGARGHQQVVGTPSQIADQLQQWFEEGGADGFNIMSPWLPGGLDDFIEDVLPELRRRGLFRTEYEGRTLRENLGLKQPRGLL, from the coding sequence ATGGGCAAACCCCTGAAGCAGATTAAGCTGGGTGCATTTCTGATGCAGACCGGTCACCATATTGCCGCCTGGCGGCACCCCGAGGCACAGGCCGATGCAGGAACCAATTTCGCGCATTATGCCGATCTCGCCCGGCGTGCCGAAGCGGCTAAATTCGATGCGATCTTCTTTGCCGATTCGGTTGGCGTACGCAGTTCGCATCTGCCGTTCCTGGCGCGTACCGCCAGGGCCGACCAACTGGAACCGCTGACCGTACTGCCGGCTCTGGCTGCATTGACTGAACGCATTGGTCTGATTGCCACCGCCTCCAGCACCTTCAATGAGCCCTATAATCTGGCGCGCAAGTTCGCAACGCTCGATTTGATCAGTGGCGGGCGGGCCGGATGGAATTTGGTGACCTCCAGCAGCGAAGCCGAGGCGCAGAACTTCAATTTCGAACAGCACCCCGCGCATAATGAGCGCTATGAGCGGGCGGCCGAGTTTCATGACGTGGTGGTGGGCTTGTGGGAAAGCTGGGGGGAGAATGCCCTGCTGCGCGATAAGGCGTCGGGCATTTTCTATGACACAGAAAAATTGCGGGTGCTGAATCATAAAGGCAAGCATTTTTCTGTGCGCGGACCGCTAAACGTGGCCCGTTCGCCGCAGGGCAGGCCGGTGGTGGTTCAGGCAGGCGCATCCGAAGCCGGTCGCGACCTGGCAGGGCGCACGGCAGAAGTCATTTTTGTTGCCCATCAGACCTTCGACGACGCCAGATCGTTCTATTCGGACATCAAGGACCGCGTACAACGCCATGGGCGTGAGGCGGATGATGTAAAAATCATGCCGGGCATCTTTCCCGTTGTAGGCCGCACGCTGGCCGAAGCCGAGGAAAAATTTGAGAAACTGCAAAGTCTGATCGATCCAGTTGTGGGCGTATCGCTTTTGTCCAATATGATCGGAGCCGATTTATCGGGCTACCCGGTGGATGGCCCGCTTCCCGATTTGCCCGCTACCAATGGCGGCAAGAGCCGTCAGCAATTGCTGGCAGATCTGGCGCATCGCGACAACCTGACCATCCGTGAGCTTTATCTGCGTATCTCAGGCGCGCGTGGCCATCAGCAGGTCGTGGGAACGCCCTCGCAAATTGCGGATCAGTTGCAGCAGTGGTTCGAAGAGGGCGGTGCCGATGGCTTCAATATCATGTCGCCGTGGCTGCCTGGGGGACTGGATGATTTCATTGAAGATGTGCTGCCGGAACTGCGTCGGCGCGGCCTGTTTCGCACAGAGTATGAAGGACGCACCTTGCGCGAGAATCTGGGATTGAAGCAGCCGCGTGGGTTGCTATAA
- a CDS encoding SEL1-like repeat protein codes for MSASTSALANGSVSPGQTFQLALEAQTNGHYDEMLTLLRSAAGANHLPAQEMLGMALLVGPTLYGDGVKADRCEAGQWIRRALAQGSDVARYQWAFMGRVRQAPAGSAPCDIVAG; via the coding sequence ATGTCAGCATCAACATCTGCACTGGCGAACGGGAGCGTATCGCCGGGTCAGACATTTCAGCTGGCGCTCGAAGCACAGACAAACGGGCATTATGACGAGATGCTGACGTTGTTGCGATCCGCAGCAGGCGCCAATCATTTACCGGCACAGGAAATGCTTGGTATGGCCCTGCTGGTGGGCCCGACCCTTTATGGCGATGGCGTCAAAGCTGATCGCTGCGAAGCAGGGCAATGGATACGCCGGGCGCTTGCTCAGGGAAGTGACGTGGCACGATACCAATGGGCGTTTATGGGGCGGGTACGGCAAGCGCCGGCGGGGAGCGCGCCGTGTGATATTGTTGCGGGATAA
- a CDS encoding TOBE domain-containing protein translates to MSIQSINARNQFRGKIVEIISGPVVSEVDIETPAGPITSVITSRSIEQLGLTVGSEVIAFVKSTDVAVAKL, encoded by the coding sequence ATGTCCATCCAGTCAATCAACGCACGCAACCAGTTTCGTGGAAAAATTGTAGAGATCATAAGCGGCCCTGTCGTATCGGAAGTTGACATCGAAACACCTGCAGGGCCGATCACTTCTGTGATAACCAGCCGTTCCATCGAGCAACTCGGGCTCACCGTCGGATCGGAGGTGATTGCCTTTGTGAAGTCCACCGATGTCGCAGTGGCCAAGCTGTGA
- a CDS encoding type II toxin-antitoxin system ParD family antitoxin has translation MMPTRIALDSHFELFIRQQVESGRYNNATEVVHAGLRLLEEQERRNNVKQNELQQSIAIGMQSGDEKDAGDVFGRLQAKYKNQL, from the coding sequence ATGATGCCGACACGTATTGCCCTGGATAGCCATTTTGAACTGTTCATCCGCCAGCAGGTAGAGTCGGGCCGTTATAACAATGCCACCGAAGTCGTGCACGCCGGTTTACGTCTGCTGGAAGAACAGGAACGCCGCAACAACGTCAAACAGAACGAGCTTCAGCAGTCTATCGCGATCGGCATGCAAAGTGGAGATGAAAAAGACGCAGGCGACGTATTCGGTCGTCTTCAGGCCAAGTACAAAAATCAATTGTGA
- a CDS encoding amidohydrolase family protein yields MNDRLTAAQASRSTAVKATLDYPVIDTDVHVNDYTPALEEYVQQYGGGELVDALRKVLGSRFNTRSNGKDWYQQTLAERRYNRTLRSPWWARVTRNTLDLATYTLPALLAERLAEQGADYSVLFPNDVLAPLGAGRHRQALHRAINHYHADQYSKYSDRLTPVAGIPLHTPEEGIEELEFAVKTLGLKVINIAGGVKRPIPSVADKYPAADHPEVAKYAHYTDFYGIDSEYDYDPFWAKVVELGVPVTTHYGSQGWTGRHSISNYMYNHIGHFADGSQAFAKALFFGGVTRRFPGLRVALLEGGADWGAHVFTHLLDRWDKRNREAVHNYNPANADLELLENLFQRYGKDLIKDRTLDKSTLLLDSLGVSALPHSRDPNEDEIDDFALAGIESPEDIKTRWVDSFYFGSESDDRTVASAFNAKLNPLNAKINAIWSSDIGHWDVPDLTEPLAESWDLVEQGVITAADFKALVFDNPYRFYTEANPQFFKGTAIEQKLSSSHTK; encoded by the coding sequence ATGAACGATCGCCTTACCGCCGCACAAGCCTCCCGATCCACCGCTGTCAAGGCGACGCTGGATTATCCTGTTATCGATACCGATGTCCACGTAAACGACTATACGCCAGCACTGGAGGAATACGTCCAGCAGTACGGAGGCGGTGAGCTGGTTGATGCCCTGCGCAAGGTGCTGGGTTCGCGGTTCAATACGCGTAGCAATGGCAAGGACTGGTATCAGCAAACGCTGGCAGAGCGCCGCTATAACCGTACCCTGCGTTCACCATGGTGGGCGCGCGTGACGCGCAATACACTTGATCTGGCAACGTACACCCTGCCTGCGTTACTGGCAGAAAGGCTGGCCGAACAGGGTGCAGATTATTCCGTGCTCTTTCCCAACGATGTATTGGCACCTCTTGGTGCCGGCCGGCATCGTCAGGCTTTGCATCGTGCCATTAATCACTATCACGCAGATCAGTACAGCAAGTACAGCGATCGGCTCACACCCGTTGCGGGCATTCCTTTGCATACGCCCGAAGAGGGAATCGAAGAACTGGAGTTTGCGGTCAAGACACTGGGCCTGAAGGTGATCAATATTGCCGGCGGCGTAAAACGACCGATTCCCTCGGTGGCCGATAAGTACCCAGCAGCGGATCACCCGGAGGTGGCCAAATATGCCCACTATACCGATTTTTATGGAATCGATAGTGAGTACGACTATGATCCGTTCTGGGCGAAAGTGGTTGAGCTGGGCGTACCCGTGACCACGCATTACGGCAGCCAGGGCTGGACCGGCCGCCATTCGATCAGCAATTACATGTACAACCACATCGGTCATTTTGCTGACGGCTCTCAGGCCTTTGCCAAGGCATTGTTTTTCGGTGGCGTAACCAGACGGTTTCCGGGCTTGCGCGTGGCCTTGCTTGAAGGGGGCGCCGATTGGGGCGCACATGTGTTCACGCACCTGCTGGATCGCTGGGATAAGCGCAATCGCGAAGCGGTACACAATTACAATCCGGCCAATGCCGACCTGGAGTTACTGGAAAACCTGTTCCAGCGCTATGGCAAGGATTTGATCAAGGATCGCACACTGGATAAAAGCACCTTGCTGCTCGATAGCCTGGGTGTTTCTGCGCTGCCGCACAGTCGTGATCCCAATGAGGACGAGATTGATGACTTTGCGCTGGCCGGTATCGAATCGCCCGAGGACATCAAAACACGCTGGGTTGATAGTTTCTATTTCGGTTCGGAGTCGGACGATCGCACTGTCGCTTCAGCATTCAACGCAAAGCTGAATCCGCTTAATGCAAAAATCAATGCCATCTGGTCGTCTGATATTGGTCACTGGGACGTGCCGGACCTGACCGAACCCCTGGCTGAGAGCTGGGATCTGGTAGAGCAGGGCGTGATCACCGCCGCAGACTTCAAGGCGCTGGTGTTTGACAATCCGTATCGCTTCTATACAGAGGCTAATCCGCAGTTTTTCAAGGGAACTGCAATCGAACAGAAGTTGAGTTCGTCACACACTAAATGA
- a CDS encoding ABC transporter permease, which yields MSAVSLSSSSAAVASETGAPLKVRADKRWRGLVLPLAAIALWWLASRAGVVNSALLVSPGKVLDTAIEQFSTGQVWVALGASLARELTGFAIGTVSGLILGGLLGFLPLFNRMVGPSFNTFKQISLFAWIPLISVWFGLGDVAKVVFLSLAALVPVVVNTSDGIRSTPASLLEVARVYGYTRWQTVTRVVLPAAVPAIFTGIYLALIYSWLATIGAEYLLVAGQGIGNTLIEGSEHFRMDLVIFGMVVIGLVGWLMNALARVFERRIARGRGQL from the coding sequence ATGAGTGCGGTTTCTTTGTCTTCTTCGAGCGCTGCTGTGGCCAGCGAGACGGGTGCACCGCTCAAGGTGCGTGCTGACAAGCGCTGGCGTGGCCTGGTGTTGCCGCTGGCGGCAATCGCCTTGTGGTGGCTCGCCTCCCGAGCTGGCGTGGTCAATTCGGCGTTACTGGTGTCTCCCGGAAAAGTCCTGGACACGGCCATTGAGCAGTTTTCCACCGGGCAGGTATGGGTTGCACTGGGCGCCAGCCTGGCACGGGAGTTAACCGGCTTTGCGATTGGCACGGTCAGTGGGCTGATACTGGGTGGCTTGCTGGGTTTTCTGCCGCTATTTAACCGGATGGTCGGCCCCAGTTTCAATACCTTCAAGCAAATATCCCTGTTCGCGTGGATCCCATTGATTTCGGTGTGGTTCGGGCTGGGTGATGTGGCCAAAGTGGTGTTTTTGTCACTGGCGGCCCTAGTGCCGGTGGTGGTCAACACCAGCGACGGTATTCGCAGCACACCCGCCAGCCTGCTGGAAGTGGCACGGGTTTATGGCTATACGCGCTGGCAAACAGTCACGCGGGTGGTGTTGCCTGCGGCTGTGCCCGCGATTTTCACCGGCATTTACCTGGCGCTTATTTATTCCTGGCTGGCGACGATCGGTGCCGAATACCTGCTGGTGGCCGGGCAGGGAATTGGTAATACGCTGATTGAAGGGAGTGAGCATTTTCGTATGGATCTGGTGATTTTCGGGATGGTGGTTATCGGCCTGGTGGGCTGGCTGATGAATGCACTGGCTCGCGTGTTTGAACGTCGCATCGCACGCGGTCGGGGTCAACTTTAA
- a CDS encoding ABC transporter ATP-binding protein yields MEAGRASNDLDIIGLGKRYASQQASGGVLQVLDNINLTVPAGQFVSIVGASGCGKSTLLRLILGLDSEFEGQILTGGQAVVGTSRERGIVFQDHRLFPWLTVAQNVGVALRNAPFNAAQKRDLIAEHIALVGLEGFEQSYPHQISGGMAQRVAIARGLVNRPRILLLDEPFGALDALTRSRLQVELQDIWQKEQITMLLVTHDVDEAVFLGDQVVVMQPHPGRIRRTVPVDLPRQRNRSDPRFIQLRDDVLSDFLDFDPNEVDKPARAVTSGPYPRSLADLAMAW; encoded by the coding sequence TTGGAGGCCGGCAGGGCATCCAATGATCTGGACATCATTGGGCTGGGCAAGCGGTACGCCAGCCAGCAGGCCAGCGGCGGCGTGTTGCAGGTGCTGGACAATATCAATCTGACTGTACCGGCTGGCCAGTTCGTGAGCATCGTGGGTGCCAGCGGTTGCGGCAAATCCACGCTGTTGCGGTTGATTCTGGGGCTGGATAGCGAATTTGAAGGACAGATACTGACCGGCGGGCAGGCGGTTGTCGGCACCAGCCGCGAGCGTGGCATTGTTTTTCAGGACCACCGCCTGTTTCCCTGGCTCACGGTGGCGCAGAATGTCGGGGTGGCATTACGCAATGCGCCTTTTAATGCGGCGCAAAAGCGTGATTTGATCGCGGAACATATTGCACTGGTTGGGCTGGAGGGGTTTGAGCAATCCTATCCTCATCAGATTTCCGGCGGCATGGCGCAGCGCGTGGCGATTGCGCGTGGACTGGTCAATCGTCCGCGCATCCTGTTGCTGGACGAGCCTTTTGGTGCGCTGGACGCCCTGACACGATCACGGTTGCAGGTTGAACTGCAGGATATCTGGCAGAAAGAGCAAATCACCATGCTGCTGGTCACGCATGATGTTGATGAAGCGGTGTTTCTGGGCGATCAGGTCGTGGTGATGCAGCCGCACCCGGGCCGCATCCGGCGCACGGTACCGGTAGACCTGCCGCGCCAGCGCAATCGCAGCGATCCGCGCTTCATCCAGTTGCGGGACGATGTGTTGAGTGATTTTCTGGACTTCGATCCTAACGAAGTTGACAAACCGGCCCGTGCCGTTACCTCCGGCCCATATCCCCGGTCACTGGCCGATCTGGCGATGGCCTGGTAA
- a CDS encoding ABC transporter permease: MIQSSSLNTHTAIAAKPASTSADTRNQILKSVGDRLLPWLLPIALLALWQTGASQGWISPQVLPPPAFVWQTLGDLAANGDLWLNVEASMRRVLLGFVAGALLGLLLGCAMGLSRRIEAYLLPTFNALVQIPVLGWLPFVLLLVGIGEPLKYILIAKAALVPVTLNTVQGFRQAPPALREVAEVYGYSRRQEVFEVILPLATTTLFTGLRLGFTKAWLSLVVVELVASSEGLGYLIVYGRQLFQLDLVMAAVIVVGAIGYAIDRLLDFAENRVIRHQATIQGGVR, from the coding sequence ATGATACAAAGCTCTTCGCTCAATACGCACACCGCCATCGCGGCAAAGCCCGCAAGCACATCAGCAGATACTCGCAATCAGATTCTGAAGAGCGTGGGTGACCGTCTGTTGCCCTGGCTCCTGCCCATCGCACTGCTGGCGCTTTGGCAGACCGGCGCCAGCCAGGGCTGGATTTCACCGCAGGTTCTGCCGCCGCCGGCATTCGTGTGGCAGACGCTTGGCGACCTGGCTGCCAATGGCGATCTTTGGCTGAATGTCGAGGCCAGTATGCGTCGCGTGCTGCTGGGTTTTGTCGCCGGGGCCTTATTGGGTCTTTTGCTGGGATGCGCCATGGGTCTGTCACGCCGGATCGAAGCGTATTTGCTGCCAACGTTCAACGCGCTGGTGCAGATTCCGGTGCTGGGTTGGCTGCCCTTTGTTCTGTTACTGGTGGGTATCGGCGAGCCGCTTAAATACATCCTGATTGCCAAGGCGGCATTGGTGCCTGTCACGCTCAATACCGTGCAGGGTTTTCGTCAGGCACCACCGGCGCTGAGGGAAGTGGCCGAGGTTTATGGGTACAGCCGTCGTCAGGAAGTGTTTGAAGTGATCTTGCCTTTGGCGACAACCACTCTGTTCACGGGCTTGCGGCTTGGCTTTACCAAGGCCTGGCTGTCGCTGGTGGTCGTGGAGCTGGTGGCGTCCAGCGAAGGGCTGGGCTATCTGATTGTTTACGGGCGGCAGTTGTTCCAGCTTGATCTGGTGATGGCGGCGGTGATCGTCGTTGGGGCCATAGGCTATGCGATAGACCGGCTGCTGGACTTTGCTGAAAACCGCGTCATCCGGCATCAGGCTACGATCCAGGGAGGTGTGCGATGA